Proteins encoded in a region of the Oncorhynchus gorbuscha isolate QuinsamMale2020 ecotype Even-year linkage group LG16, OgorEven_v1.0, whole genome shotgun sequence genome:
- the prl gene encoding prolactin, producing MARRSQGTKLHLAVLCLVVSCHAIGLSDLMERASQRSDKLHSLSTSLTKDLDSHFPPMGRVMMPRPSMCHTSSLQTPKDKEQALKVSENELISLARSLLLAWNDPLLLLSSEAPTLPHPSNGDISSKIRELQDYSKSLGDGLDIMVNKMGPSSQYISSIPFKGGDLGNDKTSRLINFHFLMSCFRRDSHKIDSFLKVLRCRATKMRPETC from the exons ATGGCTCGCCGATCCCAGGGTACCAAACTCCACTTAGCAG tTCTGTGTCTAGTTGTGTCCTGTCATGCCATTGGCCTTAGTGACCTAATGGAGAGAGCCTCCCAGCGATCAGACAAGCTTCACTCACTCAGCACTTCCCTCACCAAGGACCTG gactctCACTTCCCACCAATGGGACGAGTGATGATGCCACGCCCGTCTATGTGTCACACCTCCTCACTCCAGACACCCAAGGACAAGGAGCAAGCACTCAAAGTATCG GAGAATGAGCTGATCTCCCTGGCTCGCTCCCTCCTCCTGGCCTGGAACGATCCCCTGCTGCTGCTCTCCTCAGAGGCGCCCACCCTGCCACACCCCTCCAATGGCGACATCAGCAGTAAGATCAGGGAACTGCAGGACTACTCCAAGAGCCTGGGAGATGGACTGGACATAATGGTCAACAAG ATGGGACCCTCCTCCCAGTACATTTCTTCAATCCCCTTCAAGGGTGGAGACCTCGGCAATGACAAGACCTCCCGCCTCATCAACTTCCACTTCCTCATGTCCTGCTTCCGCAGGGACTCCCACAAAATCGACAGTTTCCTCAAGGTCCTTCGATGCCGGGCTACCAAAATGCGACCAGAAACATGTTAG